In a single window of the Methylococcus sp. Mc7 genome:
- a CDS encoding peptide chain release factor 3, protein MSDLEFEIERRRTFAIISHPDAGKTTLTEKLLLFGGAIQLAGSVKGRKAARHATSDWMEMEKQRGISVTTSVMQFEHRDRIFNLLDTPGHEDFSEDTYRTLTAVDSALMVIDSAKGVEERTIKLMEVCRLRDTPILTFINKLDREGREPVELLDEVERILNIQCAPVTWPIGMGKRFKGVYHLYEDAIHLFSASHGDRIVKGEVIEGLNSPKLDELLGDMADELRMEIELVRGASHEFDLEAYRAGRQTPVFFGSAINNFGILELLDAFAEYAPPPHARQARERPVAPEEEKFSGFVFKIQANMDPAHRDRIAFLRVCSGQYTKGMRLFHVRSGKAMQVANAITFQADSRENVEEAYPGDIIGLHNHGTIQVGDTFTQGENLKFEGIPYFAPELFRRVVLKDPLRSKALQRGLQQLSEEGATQLFKPLRNNDLILGAVGVLQFDVTAFRLKSEYNVDCVYDAVPVTTARWVTCSDSKKLEEFKRKVHDNLAEDGSGYLVYLATSRVNLALTEERWPDIRFSATREL, encoded by the coding sequence ATGTCCGATCTTGAATTCGAAATCGAGCGGCGGCGAACCTTCGCCATCATCTCCCACCCCGACGCCGGCAAGACCACGCTGACCGAAAAGCTGCTGCTGTTCGGCGGCGCGATCCAGTTGGCGGGCTCGGTCAAGGGCCGCAAGGCGGCGCGGCATGCGACTTCGGACTGGATGGAGATGGAGAAGCAGCGCGGCATCTCGGTGACGACCTCGGTGATGCAATTCGAGCACCGCGACCGCATCTTCAACCTGCTCGACACGCCGGGCCACGAGGACTTCTCCGAAGATACCTACCGCACTCTGACGGCGGTGGACTCCGCCCTCATGGTGATCGACAGCGCCAAGGGCGTGGAGGAACGGACCATCAAGCTGATGGAGGTGTGCCGGCTGCGCGACACGCCCATCCTCACCTTCATCAACAAGCTGGACCGCGAGGGCCGGGAGCCGGTGGAGCTGCTCGACGAGGTCGAGCGCATCCTGAACATCCAGTGCGCGCCCGTCACCTGGCCGATCGGCATGGGCAAGCGTTTCAAGGGCGTTTACCACTTGTATGAGGATGCGATCCATTTGTTCAGCGCCTCGCACGGCGACCGCATCGTCAAGGGGGAGGTGATCGAAGGCTTGAACAGCCCGAAGCTGGACGAACTCTTGGGCGATATGGCGGACGAACTGCGCATGGAGATCGAACTGGTGCGCGGGGCGAGCCACGAGTTCGACCTGGAGGCCTATCGTGCCGGGCGCCAGACGCCGGTGTTCTTCGGCTCGGCGATCAACAACTTCGGCATCCTCGAACTGCTGGACGCCTTCGCCGAGTATGCGCCGCCGCCGCATGCGCGCCAGGCCCGGGAGCGCCCGGTGGCGCCGGAAGAGGAAAAATTCTCCGGCTTCGTGTTCAAGATCCAGGCGAACATGGACCCGGCCCACCGCGACCGCATCGCCTTCCTACGGGTCTGCTCGGGCCAGTACACCAAGGGCATGCGGCTGTTCCATGTGCGCTCGGGCAAGGCCATGCAGGTGGCGAATGCCATTACCTTCCAGGCCGACAGCCGCGAGAACGTCGAGGAGGCCTATCCCGGCGACATCATCGGACTGCACAACCACGGCACCATTCAGGTCGGCGACACTTTCACCCAGGGCGAGAACCTGAAGTTCGAGGGCATCCCGTACTTCGCGCCCGAACTGTTCCGCCGCGTGGTGCTGAAGGATCCGCTGCGCTCCAAGGCTTTGCAGCGCGGCCTGCAGCAGTTGAGCGAGGAGGGGGCGACCCAGTTGTTCAAACCGCTGCGCAACAACGATCTGATCCTCGGCGCGGTGGGTGTGCTGCAGTTCGACGTGACGGCGTTCCGGCTCAAGTCCGAATACAACGTGGACTGCGTCTACGACGCGGTGCCGGTGACCACGGCGCGCTGGGTGACGTGCAGCGATTCAAAAAAGCTGGAGGAATTCAAGCGCAAGGTCCACGACAATCTGGCGGAGGACGGCAGCGGCTATCTGGTCTATCTCGCCACCAGCCGGGTGAACCTTGCGCTCACCGAGGAACGCTGGCCGGACATCCGCTTCAGCGCGACCCGGGAGCTGTAG